Within Dreissena polymorpha isolate Duluth1 chromosome 13, UMN_Dpol_1.0, whole genome shotgun sequence, the genomic segment AAGGTAATTCAACTGTTAATTTTTGAGAGATGAGTTCAAAATAAAAGCTTTAGAATGTGAAAAACAGACCGAGGGTAAACATTCTGTCAAAAATTGTCACAGCCAAAATTTCAGTTTTTTAGACCCTCTACACATGAAGGTCATTGTAACTGTCAAACGAGCGAGCGAATCCACTTGGGAGTTAAAGAAAAGTTGAAAAGACAAGCTTCAACACATAGGTATGGATGCATGGACAGACTGGACTGTCAAGTGCAATTATTAATGCCTCACaatatgtgggggggggggggataaaaataaacaaaactgaattgTATTTATTCTAAAAAGGTTAACATTGTGAGATTCTTTCAGAGGAAATAAGATTTCATTTCTGtttcatttcaagcatttatcactattaaaatacaaatcGTTCTCAGTACACAACAAAAACCCAATGCTAGTGTATTTTAACACATACCATGATTGTCAGAATTGAGTATCAGTCTAATtgtcaattttaaaaatgttttctaaTGTTCTTGCTAATTTGCAAGCTAAGCTATACATTATTACTTGCCAAATTTATCTACCAATTGCTATTAAATCGATATTATAAATGTACTAACGCTatcaaaacttataaaataacaaattatattaaataatgaatACAATGGCTGCATTTAATGCAGCCTTCTGAAACATGTGTTACAACCAAAACCCTAAAGCATCGAATGAGCTGGTCTTTGGGAATAGTTGACTTAATGTATGTTTGTAAGTGTggtcccagaaaagcctgtgcagtttgcacaagcaAATCAGGGTCGACACTAACCACTCTTATTAATTTTTGTGAACATGAAGTTTCTTCAACACAAAAATCCAaaataagtggaaagtgttgccctgcttggcctgtgcagactaaacaggattatctgggatgatactttacatgCATTTAGCTTACTTTTGCAAGTGATGGGCTTATATTCAATGTTTGATAAATCAAATAACAACAAAATTTTAAGAAATGATTGGATGGTATCAATTAAAATAGATTTAGAAAAATACGTCAAATCATCTATAAGCTAGATGGCAAATTCCATTATATATGAAAATGCTGAACCATAAATGTCTGGCTATATTAGAGCTGTGTCATAGGAAAATAGGTCTAACACCATATCCAGCAAGTGTTGCTCCAGACCACCATGAACAGTCGGGTCAAGAGCTACTCTGTATAGTCCGCCAAGGTTTTGTAGTCTCATAAAAGGACCAGGTATCTCCTTACTCGACTGcgtaggctggtctggagctacgctggcagctTTTTttgcttaagacccattttctaaTGATGTGACTCATTTTCTAGAGACATAGCTATTTACACTAAGCACCAAAAGCACTTCCCACTATACTGGGGTAACCAAAATTCACTTTTtgaattgttaaatatatatgacAACTGTTACTGATCAGCCTTTTAAACTATCAAAATAACAAATGCTTAGGTAAATGTCTGAAAAAAAAACCTTACATGACATGACCCTCCGCAGACACACACATTTTTACAGACCaacaaaaaatgatttaaaaacaaatcttcCATAATGACCTAAGTTTCTCAAAACACTTTCGActtttaataaatccatttaataTTGGTTTTTTAAGATTATCACTTCACAACACTCAACCTGAGTCAAGTCATGAATAATACCAAAGTACTGGTGTACTTAATATACACAAAAAGGCCAAAATGAAATGCTGGTACATTTAACTTTGAATAAATGAGGTGATCTCTGGGAAAaatggggcttactgcatgtgcatgaagtacaTGTATCCTTCCAGTTAAGACTGTGTCCGCACAGATTTGTCAGGGACAATGTCTTCTGcttgtaatgtattttttgtttgaaggaagtctgttgttgcggactgcacaggcttatctgggacgacacttcaggCACACGCATTGAGCCTGTTTTTTTCAATGCCAGGCTAATATATATtacatgaatattaaaaaaatgagaTTATCTTCACCTGGTGATATTTGAACATTTGTAGAAATGTTATTATACATTCGAATAAATTTAAAAAGTGATAAGTCATTCtaagtttacattttaaatatcttaaaagcaTAATTGTGTTATGTGTACCATTCTTAATCCAAGCAAAACTAATGCAGGTGTTTCATTAAGTTTGCAAGTATTGAGTATGATTGCATACGGTAGGAgtgaaaatgcaattttaatttCTACTTAAGCTCCAAAAAGTAGTGCACGGGTgttgaaaaccaggcttaatgcatggttgTAAAGTAtattcccagataagcctgtgcattttgcACTTGTCAATcttggacaacattttccgcctgGATTTACATTTAGAAAAGACTTTTTACCAGAGGTGTCGCTACTGATAAGCCTGGGAAATACTTGATGCACATGtgttaagcctggttttcctagAGTGGGGCTATATTATTGGTGTCAAAATAACAAGGAACATGCCTCCCAGGTCTCAATGAAACACCTGTGATGGTAGCTAAGTTCAAATAttgagactgcacaggctagtctttgCTGACACTAAACGCAGATGCATTgagccatgttttcccagagcgaggctcaaataatcAGGTTTTTATGCCTGTCACAAAGAAGAGAGAATGACAGGTAGATGGCATGGCTTGCCACAGACCAAATATCACAGGCTAATGGCGACTTAATGCGCTGACTCTGATGATAATTTTGAAGAAATTTCCATCATGGTTTCTCTTTAACCTGTGTAACAAGAAAGATAATTAAATGttgtataaacatattaaacacaCAGCATCAGAATGTGACTATACTTATTAGGGTATGAACTAAAAGAATAGTCTTTATATTGCTTGATATCTGTCACATTACCATTATATGAAAGTGAGTAGCACACAGTTTATTTTTCATGCTCAATCCAACATCagcatttttgaaaatcaatcccTGCATGTACATTAAACATCTACTTATACCAGTATCTCACAATATGCTGCATTCAATAAACAGTGAAAGCTTTGTCAGTATGATTCATTCATTGGTCCATTTGAATAAGTCTAAAAGTAGGTCGCATAATTGGTGACATAtgaaacatgctcttttgcataaCTTTACATGGAAGGACTGAGAGACAAACTAATGGACCGATTTAATGAAGATGTGATGTTCAAAATGCAAAATGACACCATTTGACTTGTTTGATATGTTCCAACAAAAAAACTCAAACTGAATATGCAAAAGTGACCTATACATTACGGATTATATAGGTTATGGTAAATATTATTAAGAAGTATTAGGACCAAATCGCATGAaagaaacaacaattttatatggCACAAATAGAAAACACATTCAACTACTGGAGAGAATTCAATGCTACTCAAACATCTAAAGTTTCCAAGCAAAGAAATTCAATTCCAGCATATTTTAAGATCCATACAAAAGTTGACACCTGGTTAATCTTAAGCCAAAAAGCATGAGTTGCCAGTCGTAAAGTTTTGTGTTAGTAATTGAGGAGACTGTTACATCCCAAACAAGTTGAACTATAATCAACATGCACAGCGTGGCAAACAGCAAGTGCTGGTAATGCATTGAGCATTATTctggaaactgggcttaatgcatgtgtgtagaatTTAATCcaatattagccagtgcagttacATTTTCCACTTTCatgtaatttttcgtttaaatgatgtcatttctaaacaaaattccagcagaccacacaggcttatctaggctgacactttacgcacatgcattaagcaacaATTTCCCAGGCAAGGCACCGTTTGTGTGACAGGGTTTCGTCAGGATCAAAATTTGCCATAACAACATTCATCTCAATTtagcatatttatatattttctaaagAAAACATTGAGACAAATATAAGTTTCTGTATCAAAATAGGTAAAGTTGTAGTAATTTGCTAATTACGCAACAGGCCATGTAAACCCTGTGTGATTAGAATGATACATGTAATCTAACAGCCTCCAAATTACAGCGTTTGCTTAGTTGATTAATATGATACATGGAGTCTACAATATAAGCAGAGCAAAAGCAAATAGATATTTTTAGGCAATATATCTTTCTGTTAAAATGTTCCACAGTAATATtagtaaacaaatataaatacatacaaaaataacTCTTCACATAAATTTTGTCTGCATAGTAACAAATATATCACATGAATACCGCAATACAAATTTCCCACAAacttaactttaaaaaataaggCCCCCAATTAAATCTATATCAACAATAGATCTTCAATTCAATCAAACCTGTCAAACTTTCTCATATCAAGGTTTGCTATCCCCACTTAACATTGCTTCTTTATCCCCTGACTCCAATTTACTTGCCAATTCAGACTGATGGGTGTGTGCCTTCTTCATCTCACGACGTTTGACCTCAGTGTAGGCAGCCGAGCCACCCAGCACAGTAACGTTGCCCAGCCACCACAACATTGACTTGACGTTATTGAAGTACAAACACGCGATCACCGTCTGGACGGCAGCTTTGGCGGTCCCTGATATATTGTGAGTCAACGGAGACGTGAACTGAATCTGAAGCCCTGTGACAGTCCCGATAGCGAAACCGAAAACACCACTTAGGGTCATGAAGAACCAGAACTTTAAGTCATATAACAACGGGAAATTATACACTTCCCTTCCTTCGCCAAATATGAGCATAAGTGGCATGAAAAGAAAGGTCGCGTTGACAttattgtacagggttaactgcCAGATGTTGTTGTCGACTATTGGTAATATTTTCTTAGTGTAGATTGCATTAAGGGCAACACAGGCGCTGGCAATCACTCCAAACATCACACCCTTTATTGACAGATCACCTGAAAAAAACAAATGCTCATTCTGCAAAAACAAGGCTTCATGCAAGTGTTGAACCAAATTTTCCTattaagtccgcacaggcttatctgggatgacgctttccAGTTgcacataattttgttttttctaAACAAATCCAGTCTAAGCGGTAAGTGTCTGCACAgctcgcacaggctaatctgggacgacactttattaaacccaattttccctgagcaaggctcatatttggAGAAAAATGATAAACTGgcaaaaaattaaaatttatggGCAGACCATTAAGAAATGCTGAATCCTGGTAGACCCAATGTTaaaaagagcaccgccttgcgggtgcagacatttttaaaggtgtagggacctatctcaatttcaatcacaaaggagggaggggtggagtggagaggggtgtacagtgtgtgggtgtggtcatttataacattatcttccaaaaatgcaaaattggggggggggggggattcttgggtgggatggatggacggtatttcaaataaaaaacaagagtgccaaactgtcacaagatacgccccttcgaaggttttggacaccatgctcaatgcttgaaatgcactacgtgacctcgagacctagttattgacccagcatgacccatatttgaacttgacctacatatcatttagatgtaacatctgactaaatttggtgaagatcagatgaaaactacttcaattagagagcggacaccatgcttaatgcttgaaatgcactatgtgacctcgtgacctcgtttttgacccggcatgacccatatttgaacttgatctacatatcatctagacacaacttctaaccaaatttGATGACGATTgggtgaaaactactttaattagagagcgaacaccatgcttaatccttgaaatgcactaagtgacccagtgacctagtttttgacccggaatgacccatattcgaacttgacctagatattgtctagacacaacttctgaccaagtttggtgaagatcgtatgaaaactatttgaattagagagcggacactgctgtggacgccgcccgcccgccaagggtgaaactataatatgtcccgtttttaaaaacgggctataacaataaaaatgaatatttgtgttttttaaccatgtgtgaaaataacaagagatgtgttcgtcagaaaaacaatgcccccttttgcgctgctttgataaatgctttttttttttttacctttgactttgaaggatgaccttgaccttgaacttccaccactcaaaatgtgcagctttatgacaacgccgctttgaaataattttttttgacctttgaccttgaaggatgactttgaccttgaacttccaccactcaaaatgtgcagcttcatgataatgccactttgaaatattttttttgacctttgaccttgaaggatgaccttgacggaagaccttgaccttgaacttccaccactcacaatgtgcagcttcatgagaacgccgctttgatttttttttaacctttgacattgaaggatgaccttgaccttgaagaatgaccttgaccttgaatttccaccactcaaaatgtgcagcttcatgagaacaccgctttgaattttttatatgtttttgaccttgaaggatgaccttgaccttgaactcccaccactcaaaatgtgcagctttatgagatacacatgcatgcaaaatatcaagttgctatcttcaatattaaacatggtacatgtatgaccaatgttaaagttttcggacggacagacgccatatatttgacattcaatcttgaaggatgacctgcaccttcacctttcaccactcaaaatgttcagctccgtgagatgcacatgcatgccaaatatcaagttgctatctttaatattgaaaaagttatggccaatgttaaagttttcggacggacagacgccataaatttgacattttaccttgaaggatgaccttgacctttcaacactcaaaatgtgcaggtccatgagatacacatgcatgccaaatatcaaattgctatcttcaatagtgaaaaagttatggccaaagttaaagtttttttcggacggacagacagactgactgacatactgacggacagttcgactgctatatgccaccctaccgggggcatacaaattatttttttgaggtGGGGGGTGGAGTATACTGTgagagtgtggtggtcatttatgagatgatcttaaaaaaaaaaaataaaaaatggggggagtctattgtggtatgtcaggtaagagttgttttgtcaaagtatcaatcaaatcttattataaataaagaagttatggcaattttagcaaaatttaataatttgatcttgaaggtcattcaaagggaaggtaaaattcaacttgccaggtacagtaccctcatgatagaatgaaagtatttgaagtttaacagcaatagccttgatactttagaagtaaagtggattcaaacacaaaatgtaaccatatattcaaagttactaagtcaaaaaagggccataattccgtaaaaatgacaaccagagttatgcaacttgtcctttactgtccccttatgatagtttgcgagtgttccaagtatgaaagccattatatctatgatacttacggggtaaagtggaccaaaacacaaaacttaaccaaatttttaagtataaagggcccataactccatcaaaatgccagtcagagttaaataactttgcctgcacagtccccttatgatagttagtaagtgttgcaagtatgaaagcaatagctttcatacttaaggaataaaatggacctaaacacaaaactttcaattttctaaaatgggcacataattctgtcaaaatgcaagccaaagttatctaactttgcctgcccagtctcctcatgatagtaagtaccaagtttgaatgcaatagcattgatacttaatgagaaaagtggacctaaacgcaaaacttaaccggacgccgactcCAACCCGATGACAATAgctgttttttttctcaaaaaatagatgagctaaaaatagtccactatattcagtaaatttaaccaaaccatgacaaaatattcattgttCTAATGCAATATTCGGCCAGTGTAGCTCCATGTCAGACTGTGCATTTGTGCAGTGAGTtaggagctaccttgtctgctAATTAGCCAAACAAACCTTGCGTGACCTTTAAGCAGACTGCCTCGTTACTAACCAGACTGCACCAATGCACAGGAAGGGATGAAGCTATGCTTGCCGCAAATAGCATAAGACCCTTATTCGCATGATGTAGGCCATTGCATGAATTAAAAAGTTCAGCCAGAAAAGACTGCATCAAATAATATATCTGGGCAGCCTTTAACAATCAAGAGCCCCCCATACCAGATGCTCCCTCCTGGTCTACACCCAGGAAGAAACCAGCGATGATCACACCACAGCAACCCAGGGCTGGCACTGAGGTAGACTGCTTCAGCATCAAGTAGGAAAACACCTGCAACATACATAGAAAACACTTGAAACATACTTAGAAAACACCTAAAACATACATAGAATACACCTGAAacatacaacatacatataacacaCTTGAAACATACAAAGAAAACACCTGAAACATACAACATACATAGAAAACACCCACAACTGCAACATACACTAAAAAAACCTACAAATAAGCAGcattctggaaaaatggggcttaatgcatgtatttcatgtcacacaggctaacctgggacaacactttacacacatgcctgaAGCCATGTTCTATGAGAGCAATGCTCATATTTATATTggatatttttaatgaaatattttaacaactttcCAGACAGATATTGAAATACCCAAGTAAACCTTTGTTCAATCACAGATGTTAAGATTTTTTGGCCAACTTGAGCTATTAGTATTATCCTCACTGCTAGTTATTTATACCTTTAAATACTGCTTTCACACAGAAATAGAGCCTTGACTAGGAATTAACCACAACGAAAACAATGGCAGGGGAGGACATGAAACGGGGAAGGGGGACATCTTACGGGTAAAATTGCCCAGATATATGTTGAACATGGCCAGTTGTTGTGCTCTACTGAAAAACTTACAGTCCATTCAACAAATATTCCATAAGGCATGTTCcttattaacaatatttttatgctTACACCAATTAATATTATGTTACTCTACAAAATCGTCAACTGCcaataaaaagcatgttgagaTTGTCGTGTACAATGATTGCTTACCACATTTAACACTGTTGTGAGGACTGTAAAATCTGTTCTTACCACATTAAACTCCTTACCATAATGAAAACTATTGTAGAACATTTTCTTACCACATTGAACACTGTTGTGAGGGACCTGCCAACATTGTAGAAGGCCACGCCCACATTCTGCAGGCACAGGTTGTTGAAGGTGATCATGCACACGAAGACCACTGACAGCGGCAGGGTCTGAAAACAGCAGTGCACACTTACATTTCaattgagtctggctctgggaaaaaagggcttaatgcatgttcgtaaagtgacAAACCAGATAGACCTctcagtctgaacaggctaatctgggacaaaactttccaaCTACACTgtaattttgctaagaagagacttcctataaactgAAATTTCCATAAGAGCAgaccgcataggctaatcaggaattaCAGCTTATGCAGGACTTAAAGAATTTTTTCAGAGCCACTCGCCCTCCAGGGCGAGTAGttctgacaatccactcgcccttcactttaatctcctcatcctgcattaaaaaaaaatatatatctatatttatagttatgatcaaccagaaccttttaacctacgtaacatagtgacactaaattgcaaacaaattcactacattatctgatggattttatttgctttccttacgttttctacacctgtttccttttctcaatactttccgcttctcattttgatgacctttctttctgttccctgtctccaccaccttgcagatattttaaaatagaacccttttccatgctgagttttaatatttcagacgaacttttactgaaagacacgcttgattgacaaatggttacaatatggtaaattttggctaaggcttctgatcacgaattattctgtttattaataattatttttctgtttatttttaattaaatataagaagtatgataattaaccagttatgtattgtttttttattgatatttacattaaaatgaaattttattcttcacagaatgaccaatatatttaactgtttttttcacttttaatcaattagctaagagcactgacacctacgaaaagagcgTAGCCGATTAcgagaattatttttaatgtgcctgtgacgtcatttttaattgtcaaaacgaaagttaAGTTTTTTTGTGTACTAAATCTTgtttttgttcgttcgaaaaattgttcgcaatttgtatcgatgtggcaggagttctggaactgaatttatatttctcaacttgaaaaacagcactcgcccggtcagtcgagtatttaacaaactatactcgcccgaccgtcaacttcactcgcatatgcgagcggtcgagtggattcttcaaggcctggcTTATGCACAtacagtaagcccagttttccaagaacaatgCTCATTTGATGGCTGCTTTACAGGAAACTAAGTTAGGGTTGAATcaatatataggatcttgcatgagtggtcgttttgtattgaatttatgaaacaagtcatctaaataaagataaaaacgaggcttgccgagtttttatctttatttagatgacaagttttataaattcaatacaaaatgaccacaaaTCTAAGATTCTTTTtttaacatgaccaacaaatttctttttattttatgcttttttcaccatttattcacattgtaaaagagtttaactgaagaaattcgctggaataatgacataATTTAATCAAACAAGAGGgcagagggcctgaaaggcccaaagtcgctcacctgagattcaaaggaactgacctgttctgtgcagcccaagatgtcattagaacaatatgttcttaccaactttcatgactagtgaaaagcctggcagccatgtttgtcaacagaccagaaccatttttatacacatccaagatatcatttaaacaaatatactgacaaagtttcatgaagatccaaagtccatataagaaaaaatgccccgcccactggtggccatgtttttcaagcaactggaaccactttcgaacttgtccaaaatatcattgggacaaatcttctgactaagtttcatgatgatcttacaataaatatggcttctagagtgttaacaaggttaaaatatagctatataaggaaaaatgccatgcccccttggcggccatgtttttccaccaaccggaaccattttcgaacgcttccaagatatcattgggacgaatcatctgaccaagtttcatgatgatcggaaataaatgtggcctctagagtgttaacaaggttttactaaagcatgatatatagccatattaggaaaaatgccccgaccctgttggccatgttttttaagcaactgaaaccattttcgaactcatccaagatatcattaggacaaatcttctgaccaagtttcatgaagatcagaaaataaatgtggcctctagagtgttaacaaggttttactatagccatataaggaaaaatgccccgccccctggcagccatgttttttaaccaaccagcatcatttttgaactcatccaagatattattggggtgaatcttctgaccaagtttcatgaagatcggacaataaatgtggcctctagagtgtttacaaggttttactatagccatataaggaaaaatgccccgccccttggcaggcatgtttttcaagcaaacgtaaccattttcaaactcatccaagatatcattgagaccaatcttccgatcaaatttcatgaagattggacaataaatgtggcctctagatggttaacaaggttttactatagccatttaaggaaaactgccccgcccttggaggccatgtttttttcaccgatctggaccattttgacctcgtccgagatatcaataaaaccaatgttttgagcaagtttcatgatgatttggaaaaaattgtgacctctaaagtgttcacaaggtttctcaatagccatataaggaatactgccccgccgcctggcggtcatgtttttcaacggaccatttttgaactcaaccaacatatcatttagacaaacattttgacaaagttacatgaagattgggcatcaaatgtgacttctatagtgttcacaaggtttttattttttttgacctagtgacctagtttttgacccagcatgacccagtttcgaactcagttaggttatcaataggacaaatgttctgaccaaatttcatgaagatcagacaataaatgtggcctctagagtgttcacaaggcaaaatgttgacgacggacgacgcatgacagacgacgcacaacggacaaaaagtgatcacaaaagctcaccatgagcacgttgagCTAAAAAggacatcatttcacagtaatAAAATTAgtgtaacaagggacaaaattgtcacaaaaccaggttttcattgtgaaaaaaaaatctgataaagggagaaaactcaaactgaacttttgaaatgaacaaacaaaattaaccccctttgtaagtttgttttttaaaaaaatctatttttagtcgtggcgaccttgacattggagatattgacgtgattctttcgtgcgactcaccgtcccatgatggtgaacaaatgtgccaaatgattttaaaatctcacaatgaatgacatagttatggccaggacaagctcatttatggccatttttgacctttgaactcaaagtgtgaccttgaccttggagatatcgacgtaattatttcgcgcgacacaccgtcaaatgatggtgaacaaatgtgccaaatgatttt encodes:
- the LOC127855077 gene encoding GDP-fucose transporter 1-like isoform X2, whose translation is MESFLSKSLKIAAVVSAYWFISISMVFLNKYLLSSKDLKLDAPLFVTWYQCVVTVLFCFLLSFLSKVFPGYISFPSMRVDPKLCRETLPLSVVFVCMITFNNLCLQNVGVAFYNVGRSLTTVFNVVFSYLMLKQSTSVPALGCCGVIIAGFFLGVDQEGASGDLSIKGVMFGVIASACVALNAIYTKKILPIVDNNIWQLTLYNNVNATFLFMPLMLIFGEGREVYNFPLLYDLKFWFFMTLSGVFGFAIGTVTGLQIQFTSPLTHNISGTAKAAVQTVIACLYFNNVKSMLWWLGNVTVLGGSAAYTEVKRREMKKAHTHQSELVKEKP
- the LOC127855077 gene encoding GDP-fucose transporter 1-like isoform X1, with the translated sequence MESFLSKSLKIAAVVSAYWFISISMVFLNKYLLSSKDLKLDAPLFVTWYQCVVTVLFCFLLSFLSKVFPGYISFPSMRVDPKLCRETLPLSVVFVCMITFNNLCLQNVGVAFYNVGRSLTTVFNVVFSYLMLKQSTSVPALGCCGVIIAGFFLGVDQEGASGDLSIKGVMFGVIASACVALNAIYTKKILPIVDNNIWQLTLYNNVNATFLFMPLMLIFGEGREVYNFPLLYDLKFWFFMTLSGVFGFAIGTVTGLQIQFTSPLTHNISGTAKAAVQTVIACLYFNNVKSMLWWLGNVTVLGGSAAYTEVKRREMKKAHTHQSELASKLESGDKEAMLSGDSKP